The Acropora palmata chromosome 3, jaAcrPala1.3, whole genome shotgun sequence nucleotide sequence TTTCAGGTATAATTTGTACAGAAACATTAAAAGTTATTTAATCAAAATACGACTGATTTTAACTGGTAAATTGTTAGAAACTAGgagcttcttcttcttcgcgCTTGTCAGTATTTCGCCTGCTCTccaatttttgttgaaattaaagACTTCTCCTTTATTACCTTGAGCTTGTTGAGATGTCCTCGCACCGTGTTCTGTAGTTTATTATCTGACGTCTGCAATTATGAGTTAATGGCTTCATATACAACATTGAAGTTTTTCTTCCGCTCAGCAAAATCGTTCACGACCTGATAGAAGTGGTAAAATCGCTTATTTTAGTTCTTTTAGCTATTTCAAGCTAAATCAAAGACTGTTCCTTGGCGAGAGACCCTGTACTTTCCCAGACACGACATGTGATTGCAGAATGAAACAATTAACGAATAGAGGACTTTTTCCGAGTTGACATAGCCTGATCTAAACACAAGGggagttgggagaattcgagacagtaaTGCAAACCTGAGACGCAGTCGAGGATTTCCATATCTGTCGAGAATTCTTCCAACTCCCCCAGTGTTTAGATGAGCCTATGTCAACACGGAAAAAAGTCCTCTACTgcttttcataaaatatttATCGAAAATAATTGAAGGAAAATactgtttatttatttcttgatCGAAACAGATTTTCCTGATACGCACTGATATTTGCTACCAGCTAATCAAAACGTGCATCTGAAACACACAACCAATCGAAATTCGTGTTATgtcacaagcgtgtttacatgcTCTCCTCTAAACACACCTATTGACTAATGAGAGAGCGCGTACTATCCTAATTATTTCATAATAGATGATACAACACAGACAACACCCCTAAACCATGATAACAACACATGCTAAAGTTCATAGGAATCGGTACATAAGAGgacctgatagctcaactggtaaaGCACTGCACCGGAATCGCTGATGTCAAGGTTCGAATACCCGTTCaaacctgaaaatttcagacTGTTTATCGCTAAAGTTGCACGATGAAAGTACGAGGATATACACATTCACTTCAATTCGCAGTTGTAATACAAGAAGTTCGTGTATctcatcatatatatatatatacatctAACTTTACTCTCCTTAGTCACTGAGGATCATAGTAATCTAGACCGAAATCTTACATACAGTTGGTTTGTGTTGTTTATGTGCTTTTTACCCTGACTTATACTTCGCACCATCTATTTGTACTTTTAGTCTGATGTTGTCGCAGAAGCTTTTAGCAATGAGCCCATGTTGTTTCAAATTGAGCTCACTCGCCagaaaaaaggttttgttgctacttttatttttaaggatacttgtaaatttttatgGCGATTAGAGTAAAATAAAGCTATGACAATTGACAAACTTGGAGAATCGGGGATACGAACTACCAGATACCACCCGAAAGTGACCTTTGGACGGACAATAGATATGATAGCGTTCTGCACTCACTATGGAAACAACAACGCAGCGCAAATGCGCCAATCATAGTCGACCATAGtgatcaaaaataaataagaacaaataagaacagaatccagactataCCGCACGTCCGCCCGTTGTCACCTGGTGTTTCCGTTCTATTGCTAAATAAGCCTTCTATAGTACACGATACTATCATTGCAACTATTGGCAGCGAGCAACCTAGTTCCCATCCTCTTTTCGTCACGTTGCCCAAGCCCAAAGCTGCGCCTcatgtgccacttttttgttctaaccacattttgacgtcatatgtgatctattactgaacagacgcacggcaacatggaatctatttgttgaATACACACCTCAACGTAGAGAGCAGCATCAGTTGAGAAATCGTACAAGACTGCAACCCTCTTCCAGTTAAAATGCTCCACCAGTTTGATCTTAGCCCCATTGAATGACGTTGGTATCCGCTTAAACGTGAATCCATAAGGTTCGCTTAACTCGCTTCTAGAAGCTGTGCTGGTTAGAAAGGTTACCTATCGAGTGATGACAATATACatataaaaaataagaaaagccATATATTTAAAATGCGAATTCAGTACAGGCGTACTTTAGCCTACGGGCTTTCAGTAATACGGCTGCCAGGTTGGTTGCACCAGGCGAAAGAGATGAAGAGGGAGGACAAAGAGAAACAGGCTGAAATACACCTGTACAGCAATTTAGATtgctgaaaactgaaaattacgATTATGACTGTCTTACGTCAAGCACATTTCCTGTTCGCTCTAAGATATGCCAACTTGATTGTTTTTCCATGTCATGATGGAAGCGACCTTGATTAACCCTGCTTTATCAGGCCATCAGTGCCTAGTAACGGCCAATTATACTGCTTAGGAATTGGAATAACAATAAGGGTTTCATCTTAGTTGTTAGAGTAGCTCTTTTCACACCTGTTGTCTTGGAAGAATAAAATAGTTCAACTCAGTCGGCTCTACTGCTTGAGATTAGTTCGCTACAGTTATACCCCTTGTAGTCTACGAAAAGACGTACAATAACTGACCGCAAGAAAACAGGCTGTCTTGATCGCAAAAAATATGGTTCCCCAAGCAAAGCATAACAATTTGCTACAGCATGCTTCGAGTTCCTTACCATAAGTTTCCTGTAGTACCCAACGACGTGCAAAACACTGGTGGCTTCAACAGCTGTGTGAGGCCCCAGTatcaaaaagcaatttttccGTTGCATGAGAGTTAGATCACTGAAAACGACAGCTTTATCGGGGTCTGCCTGCattaaatcaatcaatcaatcaatcaatcaatcaaacgtAGATGCTTTTCGTCTTTGGCCAACGAAGCTTGAttagaaataaaacacaaattgCGGTGACAAGCATGAGGCTAAATATATAAGCGTAGAACTAAAACAGGAATCAACGTTTCCTACGTCACAACGTAAATTTTCAGAAGTGACCGAAGTGTTTTAATTCAACGCTTATTTAGCCTCATGCTCGTCATCgcagtttgtcttttttttttatcaatctATCAATCAAttaaagacaataataataataataataataataataataataagggtTTGGGTTTAGGTTTAGGGTTTAAACCAGTTGCAAAAGAGGATTGGGAAACTGGGACTTACAATAGAAATTGAGATGCTCCAAAAAAACAGTATGTATCGACATAACATCAGTTTAAGaataccaaaataataataataataataataacaattttctAATTGTCTAAAGGTGCTTACCATTTGTAATAAATGACTGGTCGGATCAGGCAGTCCGCAATGAAACGCATTTGAGCTGCTTATGGCAAATGGGGCCCGTTTCCCGAAAGTCCTGAAACTTTTTGGGCACATTACGGGTgaaataattctctttgtatgttcaaaacgaaggcgtctccaggcacgaaactttggagttgttttaatttttattcccagTACAagatatgaaaagaccagctttacacaATGAGCGGGttggagttttacgaatggctttttgggttcgaaaagttttcgggactttcgagaaaagGGCGCCTGGTCATCCTTCCAGACCAGGGTCAGTTTCGGAAACAGCTCTCAGTTCGGCATAGTTGACGTGTTTGTTTTGCCGCGAACTGGCTGAGCAGATGAGCAAAATCAGACAAATAGCAAGCTCCCTAAGTCTAAACTAAATCACACAAATCtaatcaaattttggtttttggtaaGAGAGAGGAATACCCAGGGAGAAACCTGTCAGAGTAGAGTAGAAAACCAACCAACTCAACCGAAGTAAAAGTCCAGGGCAGAATCGGACCCAGGCTATCTTTGTGGAAACCGACTGCTTTCACCACCCCTATTTCGTAAACAGCAGTCTCATCGAAGTCTCCCTtcatcaatcaatcaatcagtcaatcaaAGACGGCCAATATATCACACAGCCTcaatataaaatgaaattacACTTACAAAAGTTGTCAGCGAGAATAACTCAATGTCAtacttttcaaagaaacttttaAACTTCGAATTGTTTTTGGACACATTGAGTGCAAGATTAAATCCCATATCGGT carries:
- the LOC141876878 gene encoding uncharacterized protein LOC141876878, which translates into the protein MQADPDKAVVFSDLTLMQRKNCFLILGPHTAVEATSVLHVVGYYRKLMVTFLTSTASRSELSEPYGFTFKRIPTSFNGAKIKLVEHFNWKRVAVLYDFSTDAALYVEVVNDFAERKKNFNVVYEAINS